One region of Sulfuriroseicoccus oceanibius genomic DNA includes:
- a CDS encoding HAD family hydrolase gives MTDLDHLIDHDLIDAVIFDCDGTLVDTMRAHFAAWNHALAVNGAEFSIDWETFRQWGGIAATQVVRMLNDQHGVMLDAEYVRVAKQSHLEHALVNTEEIEVIATFARKLFGNTPIAVASGGHPANVSASLTAAGLRPLFPDELIITPFDVEHGKPAPDMFLLAAERLGIAPERCLVVEDGPPGIEGAKAAGMHWLFLDEHGTPVEMSAGLHA, from the coding sequence ATGACTGACCTCGACCACCTGATCGACCACGACCTCATCGACGCTGTGATTTTCGACTGCGATGGCACATTGGTCGATACCATGCGTGCCCATTTCGCCGCTTGGAACCACGCCCTCGCCGTCAACGGCGCCGAGTTTTCCATCGATTGGGAAACCTTCCGCCAATGGGGAGGCATCGCCGCCACCCAAGTCGTGCGCATGTTGAATGATCAACACGGCGTGATGCTCGATGCCGAATACGTCCGCGTGGCCAAGCAGTCCCACCTGGAGCACGCCCTCGTCAACACAGAGGAAATCGAAGTCATCGCCACGTTCGCTCGCAAGCTCTTCGGCAACACCCCCATCGCCGTCGCTTCCGGTGGGCATCCAGCCAACGTCAGCGCGTCACTCACCGCAGCCGGCCTGCGCCCGCTTTTCCCCGATGAACTAATCATCACTCCATTTGATGTCGAACACGGCAAGCCGGCTCCGGACATGTTCCTGCTCGCTGCCGAGCGTCTGGGCATTGCTCCGGAACGTTGCCTGGTAGTGGAAGACGGCCCTCCGGGAATCGAGGGCGCGAAAGCCGCTGGCATGCATTGGCTCTTCCTCGACGAGCACGGCACCCCGGTGGAAATGAGCGCCGGCCTCCACGCCTAG
- a CDS encoding PepSY-associated TM helix domain-containing protein produces the protein MSETNNEQDPKISFQAGCSPVCDVVRRKPAMRKKRKARPGHRFFGLIVALPLVWVLLTGVVLNHSEDWGLNERKVSASWVLSMYGMSPAGEPREVAGNGHRLSVWDGVVFWDSQAMPWDGDLVTAVPLSGSFALVYDDAVVRVGLDGEVVERLDELSLPGTPLMAAGVADERLAVATAEGWSVIDEDWIEFTAMDEPANEVGLAALSNSDQVDELRRNWSGGGIPVARLVRDLHAGHFLGPWSAYFYDFVALCTLCLIGSGLVLQVRTMRRAKAHGQKA, from the coding sequence ATGTCAGAAACAAACAACGAACAGGATCCAAAAATTTCCTTTCAAGCCGGGTGTTCGCCCGTGTGTGATGTGGTGAGGCGCAAGCCGGCGATGCGCAAAAAGCGCAAGGCTCGGCCGGGGCACCGGTTTTTCGGGCTGATTGTGGCCTTGCCGTTGGTGTGGGTGTTGCTGACTGGCGTGGTGTTGAACCACAGTGAGGATTGGGGGCTCAACGAGCGCAAGGTCAGTGCTTCCTGGGTACTTTCGATGTATGGCATGAGTCCGGCGGGTGAGCCGCGCGAGGTTGCGGGTAATGGCCATCGGTTAAGTGTCTGGGATGGCGTGGTGTTTTGGGATTCGCAGGCGATGCCCTGGGATGGCGATCTGGTGACAGCGGTGCCATTGAGTGGATCTTTTGCGTTGGTCTATGATGATGCGGTCGTGCGGGTGGGCCTGGATGGCGAGGTGGTCGAGCGGCTGGATGAGTTGAGTTTGCCGGGCACGCCGTTGATGGCTGCCGGTGTGGCGGACGAGCGGTTGGCAGTTGCGACGGCCGAGGGATGGTCTGTGATCGATGAGGATTGGATTGAGTTCACCGCGATGGACGAGCCCGCGAACGAAGTCGGGTTGGCTGCGTTGAGCAACTCTGATCAAGTGGATGAGTTACGCCGAAACTGGTCGGGCGGTGGGATCCCGGTGGCCCGGTTGGTGCGCGACTTGCATGCGGGACATTTTCTAGGTCCGTGGTCTGCGTACTTTTATGATTTTGTGGCGTTGTGTACGCTGTGCCTGATTGGCTCGGGGCTTGTGTTGCAGGTGCGCACGATGCGCCGCGCCAAAGCACATGGGCAAAAGGCATGA
- the putP gene encoding sodium/proline symporter PutP has translation MDIGIWISLIAYFGLMVAIGFYAAKKSTSNSEEYMLGGRRLHPAVAALSAGASDMSGWLLMGLPGALYATGMVEAWIGIGLFIGALVNWILVAPRLREQTERYDNALTIPEFLANRFPTKAMALRMTSAVIVVVFFIVYTASGLVAGGKLFSSAFGDLINLSFMSDYAFGVWFTLAIVLTYTVVGGFLAVSLTDFVQGCIMMLALIIMPIVILTTGKGEGVGAATDRLSEIDPTFFSMFEGLTFVGFLSAVCWGLGYFGQPHIIVRFMAVRSIKAVATARNIGMSWMAVSVLGAVGLGVFGRAYIERNGMSIEDPETIFIMLAEFLFHPLVTGFLYAALLAAIMSTISSQLLVSSSSLTEDFYRLFMNKDASQKQLVLIGRICVLLVGIVAALMAGDPNSKVLGLVSNAWAGFGAAFGPMIILALTWKKMSGAGAVAGMVTGAVTVIAWINLGWGDSFLGGPGVYEIIPGFVLAWLAIVVVSRIAPSTNEYRCPSEATR, from the coding sequence ATGGATATAGGGATTTGGATTAGTTTAATAGCATATTTTGGATTGATGGTCGCGATTGGTTTTTACGCGGCAAAGAAGTCTACTTCGAACTCAGAGGAATACATGTTAGGTGGCCGGAGATTGCATCCGGCGGTGGCGGCCCTTTCAGCCGGGGCCTCGGATATGTCTGGTTGGCTGTTGATGGGATTACCCGGTGCGCTGTACGCGACGGGGATGGTGGAGGCCTGGATTGGTATTGGTCTATTCATTGGCGCTCTGGTGAACTGGATTCTGGTGGCGCCGCGGTTGCGCGAACAGACCGAGCGCTATGACAACGCGTTAACGATTCCTGAGTTTTTAGCGAACCGCTTCCCGACAAAGGCGATGGCGCTGCGGATGACCTCGGCGGTGATTGTGGTGGTATTCTTCATTGTTTACACCGCGTCAGGTTTGGTTGCAGGTGGTAAATTGTTCTCCAGCGCCTTCGGGGATTTGATCAATTTGAGCTTTATGAGTGACTATGCATTTGGTGTGTGGTTTACGCTGGCGATTGTTTTAACTTATACAGTGGTGGGTGGGTTTCTTGCAGTGAGTCTCACCGACTTTGTTCAGGGTTGTATTATGATGTTGGCATTGATTATTATGCCGATTGTCATCTTGACCACAGGCAAAGGAGAGGGAGTGGGAGCTGCGACCGATCGTTTGAGTGAGATTGATCCTACTTTCTTTTCGATGTTCGAGGGGCTGACTTTTGTAGGATTTCTTTCGGCGGTCTGTTGGGGATTGGGCTATTTCGGCCAGCCACACATCATTGTGCGATTCATGGCGGTGCGTTCCATCAAAGCGGTGGCTACAGCGCGCAACATTGGCATGAGCTGGATGGCGGTGTCAGTGCTCGGAGCGGTTGGTCTTGGGGTTTTCGGTCGTGCCTACATCGAGCGCAATGGGATGTCGATTGAGGATCCGGAGACCATTTTCATCATGCTGGCGGAATTCTTGTTCCACCCGCTGGTGACAGGCTTCCTTTACGCTGCGTTGTTGGCGGCGATCATGTCGACGATTTCGAGTCAGTTGTTAGTTTCGTCCTCGTCGCTGACCGAGGATTTCTACCGTCTGTTTATGAACAAAGATGCGAGCCAGAAACAGCTGGTGCTGATTGGTCGCATCTGCGTTTTGCTGGTGGGCATTGTTGCCGCGTTGATGGCAGGCGATCCGAACTCGAAAGTGCTCGGACTGGTTTCCAATGCATGGGCCGGGTTTGGCGCGGCCTTTGGTCCGATGATCATTCTGGCGCTGACTTGGAAGAAGATGTCTGGCGCTGGAGCTGTGGCCGGGATGGTCACTGGAGCGGTGACTGTGATTGCCTGGATCAACCTGGGCTGGGGAGACTCGTTCCTCGGTGGTCCGGGGGTGTACGAGATCATTCCCGGCTTTGTGCTCGCCTGGCTGGCGATCGTGGTAGTGAGCCGCATCGCACCTAGCACCAACGAATACCGATGCCCGTCTGAGGCAACGCGCTAG
- a CDS encoding lysophospholipid acyltransferase family protein, giving the protein MKKSIRRARRAVAAKAMPALIAGMIKLLGSTLRIRVEDPDNVAGGEHGPMIWLFWHNRLLVMPVVYKKHLRSRQGSVLTSPSGDGEVLAQVIGKFGVGAIRGSSNKRGAAALREMVKLVRSGCDLCVTPDGPRGPKYRLNPGAVQVAAMTGAPLLPFRVRYDNCWELKTWDAFRIPKPFSKVEVVIGPLQPVENTKDADLFEQRRLEVQTLMVDGEE; this is encoded by the coding sequence TTGAAGAAATCCATCCGAAGAGCGCGCCGCGCGGTCGCCGCCAAGGCCATGCCTGCGCTGATTGCCGGCATGATCAAATTGCTCGGCAGCACGTTGAGGATCCGGGTAGAGGATCCCGACAATGTGGCGGGTGGCGAGCACGGACCTATGATCTGGCTTTTCTGGCACAATCGCTTGCTGGTGATGCCGGTGGTTTACAAAAAGCACCTGCGTTCGCGGCAAGGCTCGGTTCTTACCAGTCCGAGCGGCGATGGTGAAGTGCTGGCCCAAGTGATTGGGAAGTTCGGTGTCGGAGCAATCCGTGGGTCGAGTAACAAGCGCGGCGCTGCAGCGCTCCGTGAGATGGTGAAGTTGGTGCGTAGTGGGTGCGATTTGTGCGTCACGCCGGATGGTCCGCGTGGGCCGAAATACCGACTGAATCCGGGTGCGGTGCAGGTGGCGGCGATGACAGGTGCGCCGCTTTTACCTTTCCGCGTGCGTTACGACAATTGCTGGGAACTCAAGACTTGGGATGCGTTCCGTATCCCCAAGCCGTTCAGCAAAGTCGAGGTGGTGATCGGGCCATTGCAGCCTGTGGAAAATACCAAAGACGCCGATTTGTTTGAGCAACGGCGGCTTGAAGTGCAGACCTTGATGGTCGACGGCGAAGAGTAA
- a CDS encoding phenylacetate--CoA ligase family protein, translating to MSRIFGNGLRLFRDWANLGGIGLEERQMAMLRKHLREAVVPFSPYYRERITARTINNLKSFADLQRLPFTRKRDLENPRDIVLQPEPAELARRPMTIARGLVRGPRNAKAHLEHEFRPVMMTSTTGRSGAPVPFVYSGRDLDLLSVTGTRMMEICESSPEFRHVNLFPYAPHLAFWQAHYAGTGFRTFMLSTGGGKAIGLDKNLQMVDRVNPDAVISMPTFFYHLLHQASENGLRWSNIKRVVLGGEKVPLGMRRKLHEMLEAMGAEDVRIMGTYGMTEAKMAWPECPAAPGSEGTGYHLSPDLVLVEVVDPESGVPVPEGHPGEIVVTPLQARGSVVVRYRTGDLISGGIEYTMCPHCGRNCPRLMGSISRVSNRKRLQIGKVKGTLVDFDALEVLLDDVSGLASWQIELRKHRDDPLETDEIVVYCVTAGGKESAAVERAVYDRFDKDTEIHPNEVRFVTMDELSERLGVGVALKEERVVDRRPQFDDASGGSENNEEQEEA from the coding sequence ATGAGTCGGATTTTTGGTAATGGGCTGCGGTTGTTCCGCGATTGGGCGAACCTAGGCGGGATCGGGCTGGAAGAGCGCCAGATGGCGATGTTACGCAAACATCTGCGCGAGGCGGTGGTGCCATTTTCCCCGTATTACCGCGAGCGGATCACGGCGAGAACGATCAACAACTTGAAGAGTTTTGCGGATCTCCAACGCCTGCCATTTACCCGCAAGCGTGATTTGGAAAACCCACGGGACATTGTACTTCAACCCGAGCCAGCCGAGCTGGCGCGTCGTCCCATGACCATCGCGCGTGGCTTGGTGCGGGGACCTCGCAATGCGAAGGCGCATCTGGAACATGAGTTCCGTCCGGTGATGATGACTTCGACCACGGGCCGCTCGGGAGCGCCGGTTCCATTTGTCTACAGCGGACGGGATTTGGATCTGTTGTCGGTGACGGGGACGCGGATGATGGAGATCTGCGAGTCGAGCCCGGAGTTCCGCCACGTAAATTTGTTTCCTTATGCTCCCCATTTGGCGTTTTGGCAGGCGCACTATGCCGGCACCGGGTTTCGCACGTTCATGTTATCGACAGGTGGGGGCAAAGCGATCGGATTGGATAAGAACCTGCAGATGGTGGACCGGGTGAACCCGGACGCGGTGATCTCGATGCCGACGTTCTTTTATCATCTGTTGCACCAGGCGTCTGAGAACGGGCTGCGCTGGTCCAACATTAAGCGGGTGGTGTTAGGTGGAGAAAAGGTGCCGCTGGGGATGCGCCGCAAGCTGCATGAAATGCTTGAGGCGATGGGTGCTGAAGACGTACGGATCATGGGAACCTACGGGATGACCGAGGCGAAGATGGCTTGGCCCGAGTGCCCGGCTGCGCCCGGGAGCGAGGGTACCGGATATCATTTGTCACCGGATTTGGTTCTGGTTGAGGTGGTGGATCCGGAGTCAGGAGTACCGGTGCCGGAAGGACATCCCGGAGAGATCGTGGTCACGCCGCTTCAAGCGCGCGGCAGTGTGGTGGTGCGCTATCGTACCGGCGATCTGATCAGTGGCGGGATTGAGTACACGATGTGCCCGCATTGCGGACGCAATTGCCCTCGCTTGATGGGCTCAATTTCGCGTGTATCCAACCGCAAACGCCTGCAAATCGGGAAGGTGAAAGGCACGCTGGTAGACTTCGATGCGCTGGAGGTGCTGCTTGACGATGTCAGTGGCCTGGCTTCGTGGCAGATCGAGTTACGCAAACATCGCGATGATCCGTTGGAGACGGATGAGATTGTTGTGTATTGCGTGACTGCTGGTGGCAAGGAATCGGCGGCTGTTGAGCGGGCTGTCTATGATCGCTTTGACAAGGATACCGAGATTCATCCGAACGAGGTGCGCTTTGTGACAATGGATGAGCT
- a CDS encoding FAD:protein FMN transferase, with protein MTQAVNRRHFLRTGALALVAGMGGVGCRHGRRERAAAASDGGQWSGIGFGIEMQAQWSGSSGAADVGNTIERTIQQLEAAFSLYSDQSELSRLNQSRVLESASPVFLSVLAQSRQLVERTGGLFQPALRKAWEQRDDRSLRAGLLRAADMRFVETDGRSVRVTNPDTELSFNALVQGLLADRVAESMQRNGVRSALLQLGENRAIGEHPDGRPWMLGVSGEDGAGEPGLVGLVEFADAGMAVSAVRPGAPWLHPLTGRMVDGNRVVAVVSREGAAVADAFATAFAVGGGAHFDALVEALGQGGDYQVMVWEDARLVFESGDVLMPIG; from the coding sequence ATGACTCAAGCTGTGAACCGAAGGCACTTCCTGCGCACGGGCGCACTGGCGTTGGTTGCGGGGATGGGCGGTGTCGGTTGCCGGCACGGGAGGCGGGAGCGGGCGGCGGCAGCTTCCGATGGGGGGCAGTGGAGCGGGATTGGGTTTGGCATCGAGATGCAGGCCCAGTGGTCGGGCAGCTCCGGGGCTGCGGATGTTGGTAATACCATAGAGCGTACGATCCAGCAGTTGGAGGCGGCTTTTAGTTTGTACAGCGACCAATCCGAGCTGAGTCGGCTCAATCAGTCGAGGGTATTGGAATCGGCCTCGCCGGTCTTCTTGAGTGTTCTGGCGCAAAGTCGGCAGTTGGTCGAGCGCACGGGAGGGTTGTTCCAGCCGGCATTGCGCAAGGCGTGGGAGCAACGCGACGATCGAAGCCTCCGGGCGGGGCTTTTGCGTGCGGCGGATATGCGTTTTGTGGAAACCGATGGGCGGAGCGTGCGCGTGACCAACCCGGACACCGAGCTGAGCTTCAACGCGCTGGTTCAAGGTTTGCTTGCCGACCGAGTGGCTGAGAGTATGCAGCGTAATGGGGTGCGCTCCGCGCTGTTGCAGTTGGGCGAAAACCGGGCGATCGGTGAGCATCCTGATGGGCGCCCGTGGATGCTGGGCGTGAGCGGTGAGGACGGCGCTGGCGAACCCGGGCTGGTCGGTTTGGTGGAGTTTGCCGATGCCGGGATGGCGGTGTCGGCTGTACGTCCGGGGGCGCCCTGGTTGCATCCATTAACAGGACGGATGGTCGATGGGAACCGCGTGGTGGCCGTGGTCAGCCGCGAGGGAGCTGCGGTAGCCGATGCTTTTGCCACGGCTTTCGCGGTGGGCGGGGGAGCGCACTTTGATGCCTTGGTGGAAGCCCTGGGGCAGGGAGGTGATTACCAAGTGATGGTTTGGGAAGATGCGCGACTTGTATTTGAATCGGGTGATGTGTTGATGCCGATAGGCTAA
- a CDS encoding FMN-binding protein produces the protein MRHRLSRSVLPLLGRAFVLCWCVMSVGVAGAQEKVYEKPSAFMKRHFGGVPKTQVLKLNAKQSAGLKKIFGHKYPEKKIRYWQGNGRTAWILQEIGKSEPITTGVVVRNGKISELKVLIYRESHGWEVTRPFFTKQFVGASLKGDRLSTRVDGIVGATLSVNALKKVGAAALYLTQQVGN, from the coding sequence ATGCGCCATCGTCTGAGCCGATCCGTTCTACCGCTTTTGGGTAGGGCGTTTGTTTTGTGTTGGTGTGTGATGTCGGTGGGCGTGGCGGGTGCGCAGGAGAAGGTGTACGAGAAGCCGTCGGCGTTCATGAAGCGTCATTTCGGTGGGGTGCCCAAGACCCAGGTGTTGAAGCTCAATGCCAAGCAGTCGGCGGGGTTGAAGAAGATTTTCGGGCACAAGTATCCGGAGAAGAAGATCCGGTATTGGCAGGGCAACGGGCGCACGGCGTGGATCCTGCAGGAGATCGGCAAGAGCGAGCCGATTACAACCGGTGTGGTGGTGCGCAATGGGAAGATCAGCGAGCTTAAGGTGCTGATTTACCGGGAGAGCCATGGCTGGGAGGTGACCCGGCCGTTTTTTACCAAGCAATTTGTGGGAGCCTCGCTGAAGGGCGACCGATTGAGCACGCGAGTGGATGGTATTGTCGGCGCGACGTTGTCGGTCAATGCATTGAAGAAGGTGGGGGCCGCGGCCTTGTACCTGACGCAGCAAGTTGGGAACTAG
- a CDS encoding ankyrin repeat domain-containing protein, which produces MGEYHRAAAAGDVAALQTFLDAGMAVDVTNVEGNTALLSAALAGNAGAVTFLIDHGADGASLVDNGGRNLLMMAAAIGEDDVVQVLLARDVCDPNERDEEGYHALGLATVAGHGEVVELLSRRASRDMLDDALLFSAVLGDVKTADLLLARGASVLARDARGRTALMHAARRGHLEMARLLMDNGANRYAVELETGRTAGAYAVDVHRDAVEQEVAARRVADLATLAELLNGMPEGVGFEVAGTLVDHREVVTVGPDGRLPYEETPELHDRVRIGERLDGAVIGGSSSVVVTSEGSGELSAVAEVTESSEDAALGEALQMIEYREKPMPVMVTGVTRDGAVAVRLLYGDQREVVAAQGDCIDRLPLLVYGVKRKYVQREASQGGGMVDASVVTFENIETGERYHLTAGEEGTAGEPYAVLERTGGALFKVMRGDTFGSTPDEPKRYRVIDIEPNRVLVEDARTTDVVVLEREKR; this is translated from the coding sequence GTGGGAGAGTATCACCGTGCGGCAGCCGCTGGGGATGTGGCTGCGTTGCAGACATTCTTGGACGCTGGCATGGCGGTGGACGTCACGAATGTGGAGGGGAACACAGCGCTGCTTAGCGCGGCCTTGGCCGGAAATGCCGGAGCGGTGACCTTTCTCATCGATCATGGGGCGGACGGGGCGTCGCTGGTCGACAATGGAGGGCGCAATCTGTTGATGATGGCTGCCGCCATTGGTGAGGATGATGTGGTGCAGGTGTTGCTTGCCCGTGATGTGTGTGACCCGAACGAACGGGATGAGGAGGGGTACCACGCGCTGGGATTGGCAACGGTTGCTGGACATGGCGAGGTGGTCGAGCTGCTGTCGCGTCGGGCCAGTCGCGACATGCTGGATGACGCTTTGTTGTTTTCTGCTGTGTTGGGCGACGTTAAGACCGCAGATTTGTTGTTGGCACGGGGGGCATCAGTGCTCGCGCGCGATGCTCGTGGGCGCACCGCCTTGATGCATGCGGCACGGCGTGGGCACTTGGAGATGGCCCGTTTGTTGATGGACAATGGAGCCAACCGTTATGCAGTGGAGCTTGAGACTGGGCGTACCGCAGGAGCTTATGCGGTGGACGTGCATAGGGACGCCGTCGAGCAAGAGGTGGCTGCAAGGCGGGTAGCGGATTTGGCGACACTGGCTGAATTGTTGAATGGAATGCCGGAGGGCGTGGGGTTCGAGGTGGCCGGAACATTGGTTGATCACCGGGAAGTGGTGACCGTGGGACCGGATGGTCGTTTGCCTTATGAAGAGACGCCAGAGCTTCACGACCGCGTGCGCATTGGCGAGCGGCTCGACGGTGCGGTGATCGGCGGCAGTTCGAGCGTGGTCGTGACTTCCGAGGGAAGCGGTGAGCTGTCGGCGGTGGCCGAGGTTACGGAGAGTAGTGAGGATGCTGCGCTGGGTGAGGCATTGCAGATGATAGAATACCGGGAAAAGCCAATGCCGGTGATGGTCACGGGCGTGACGCGGGATGGGGCGGTGGCAGTGCGTCTGCTATACGGCGACCAGCGGGAGGTGGTGGCGGCCCAGGGAGACTGTATCGACAGGCTGCCGTTGTTGGTTTACGGAGTGAAGCGCAAGTATGTGCAACGCGAAGCAAGCCAAGGGGGCGGGATGGTCGATGCCTCAGTGGTGACTTTTGAGAACATCGAAACAGGTGAGCGCTATCACCTCACCGCCGGGGAGGAGGGGACGGCCGGTGAACCTTACGCGGTCCTCGAGCGCACGGGCGGGGCATTGTTCAAGGTGATGCGTGGCGATACCTTTGGCTCGACCCCAGATGAGCCTAAGCGCTACCGCGTGATTGACATTGAGCCGAACCGGGTGTTGGTCGAGGATGCTCGGACGACTGATGTGGTCGTACTCGAGCGCGAAAAACGATAG
- a CDS encoding patatin-like phospholipase family protein, giving the protein MQANGSSWLMRREGTGGESGGGRGEGTRPKVGLALSSGCARGLADVGVIAVLEQAGVKIDAVAGTSMGAYIGALFAAGYRSEQMELMARRIKTIDVVLGVLDVELPPVKGLLKGQKVEDVFRRELKSLHFEDLRLPLYVVAANLETLERVVFSQGPVLQAVRASCSIPGVMCPYEYGGVRYVDGAVVDPLPVSILRHTEGCDIVLAVNTIPTVGDLGASAMVDRDPDAKQSRIEQLGRWLGQWANLAAPGNIGDTLSRSVLALQIRLADKASRKADVCMHLKETGNHWHDYHNHQHYIEHGRAIAEAKIDEVKRVIAEWQPAATARKQDDERDEL; this is encoded by the coding sequence ATGCAAGCGAATGGATCCAGTTGGTTGATGCGGCGCGAAGGTACCGGAGGGGAATCCGGTGGCGGGCGTGGCGAGGGCACCCGGCCCAAGGTCGGGTTGGCTTTGTCTTCCGGCTGCGCGCGTGGGTTAGCCGACGTGGGCGTGATAGCGGTGCTTGAGCAGGCGGGGGTGAAGATCGATGCGGTGGCGGGAACGAGTATGGGGGCTTATATCGGAGCCTTGTTTGCAGCAGGGTATCGGAGTGAGCAAATGGAGTTGATGGCGCGCCGGATCAAGACCATTGACGTAGTGCTTGGGGTGTTGGATGTGGAGTTGCCTCCGGTGAAGGGGCTGCTCAAGGGGCAGAAGGTGGAGGATGTTTTCAGGCGCGAGTTGAAGTCATTGCATTTTGAGGATCTGCGGCTGCCCTTGTACGTGGTGGCGGCGAACCTAGAGACCTTGGAGCGGGTTGTCTTTTCCCAGGGGCCGGTGTTGCAAGCGGTGCGGGCGAGTTGTTCCATCCCGGGAGTCATGTGCCCATACGAGTATGGAGGTGTGCGTTATGTGGATGGTGCGGTGGTGGATCCGCTGCCGGTATCGATTCTGCGCCATACCGAGGGGTGTGACATCGTGTTGGCTGTGAACACAATCCCAACGGTGGGTGATCTGGGTGCCTCGGCAATGGTCGACCGTGATCCAGATGCGAAGCAGTCGCGGATCGAGCAATTGGGACGTTGGCTGGGGCAGTGGGCCAACCTGGCGGCTCCCGGTAACATTGGGGACACCTTGTCGCGTTCGGTGCTGGCGTTGCAGATCCGCTTGGCGGACAAGGCATCGCGAAAGGCGGATGTCTGCATGCATCTGAAGGAGACCGGTAACCATTGGCACGACTACCACAACCACCAGCATTACATCGAACATGGACGCGCTATCGCGGAGGCCAAAATCGATGAAGTAAAGCGCGTGATCGCCGAGTGGCAGCCTGCCGCTACGGCTCGGAAACAAGACGATGAGAGGGACGAATTATGA